The following DNA comes from Lates calcarifer isolate ASB-BC8 linkage group LG2, TLL_Latcal_v3, whole genome shotgun sequence.
ACTGGGGCAGAAAAACAGGCCGGGCTCTCCTGGATGTCCCAGTGGCCCCGTTAATGGTGAATGCCAGTCTAGCTTCTTCCTCTGGAATGACTGATTGAAACGTGAGGCAGGCCGTGAGCTGAATACTtcactctctgtgtgtcttgttCGTTGACTTTGGCCGTTCTCTTATTTCCCTCTTTACAGCTGGTCTGGGCAGCCACGAGCAGAGTGGGCTGCGCCGTGCACGTGTGTCCCAGGATGGACGTGTGGGGGGAAGTATGGGAGAACGCCGTTTACCTCGTGTGCAACTATTCCCCAAAGTAAGTAAGATCACTATTCCTCCATGTTCCACTGTTCATCGACACCTCTGCTCTCTCCACTCTGCTTTACATTCCTCCTCCGTACAGGGCTGACAAATCGCGTGCTCTGAACGTAGCTGCACCACAGATATGTAGCACTAATTGTTCCTGAGGTTTGTACAACATATTGGTGCCATTAAAATTCCTGCAGAGTCagaatagaaaaataataatgaagcacagggaaagaaaaataagaacagaGCAGGTTTGTTTTCCAGACAGCCCACAGGATGTAAACCGCCTGAGAGACAACGAGGTGTGGGACTAATGACTGTTCGGAGTGTCGACTGTGAACACAGAGTGCTGAAGTAATTACAAGGCCGTGAGCCCAGTGATGCCTGACTGATGATTCATTTCCACCTCAGTCAAACTGTCCATTGTGCTCTGCTTCTGCAGGGGCAACTGGATCGGAGAGGCCCCGTACCAGCCTGGACGCCCCTGTTCTCAGTGCCCCCCCAGCTACGGAGGAGGGTGTAGGAATAACCTGTGCTACAAAGGTGAGAAAAACCCTCAGTGAGTTTCATGCAAAGATGGTGAAATGAAATACACCTGAACCCCGTGTTAATCCACCTTCAGACTCTCAGCGCTCAGAGACCGAGGACATGAACGAGGTGGAGAAGCCTCAGGTTCCACTGCCGCCTCGTACCACCGCCAGACCCGCCCCCAAACCCAAACCAAAGAAACCAGCGTCCAAACCCTCCACTCCCAAGACCAGCACACCGAGGACACCGTCCTCAAAGACTCCCAGCAACACTTACTTAGGTATCTACGAGGATTAGACCAAATAAGCCCCAACCTCCACatctctgttcttctcttcacttctgtctttgtctttttttctttcagctcaaAACATTAAGTGTGAGACCAGACTGCGAGATAAGTGCAGAGGAGCAACCTGCAACAGGTCAGTTTACTGATCTTTAGACAGACTCTGTCTGTTCATTCACCCTCCCTCCAgtctcactcctctctcctgacTGCAGATACAACTGTCCAGctaactgtgtgaataagaaaGGAAAGGTGTGGGGAACTCTGTTTTATGATGTGGTGAGTCAACAAACACCATCCCTCATACAGCAGTTTACACTGTCAATGAGTATTTCTAAATGCTTACTGTTGGACTGTTCCAGCAATCAAGTATCTGTCGAGCTGCTATTCATTTTGGTGTGATTGACAACAACGGAGGAACGATCGACATCACAAGAAAGGACAAGTTTCCATTCTTTGTCAAAGCCACAAAGAACGGCATCGAGTCTCTCAGGTACACTCAGTAACTGTGCTtcatctgaaaaacacattttgtgcaaTAATGGATTTATTCCGATTTCTAAACTGTCATGtcttttacagtaaatataaagctgGTAATGCCTTCATGGTGGCCAGAGTGGAGGGTAAGCAGATCAGTGTTTTTAGGAAGAGCTCTGACTCGTGATCGTAAAAAGATTTACACATGTTTCAGGAACATGACgggtttcctctctctctctgtgacagagGTGACGGCTGACTGCTACACCACAGTGGCTGAAATCTGCCCTTTCAAACAGCCCTACTCACACTGCCCGAGGTGCCGTCTCACATCCACCATCTTCTACTAATtcctgacacaaaaacaaacatgttttttatcaGTATCATCTGTGGCTTCAGATTCACACTGACGTGCAGTTTCCTCCTCAGAATCCTCTGTCCTGCCGACTGCAAGACTCAGCCTTCTTACTGGTCACCTGTTGTTGGAAACAACATCTACACAGATGTAAGTGAGGCAGAGCTCCAGgtctctgctgtttgtaaaaatgttttcatgtcctgttcagacagagagaggaggatatGTGGGTCAGTACCATGGTAAAGTCTCCAGGCCTCGTGATGTGTAGCAATGGAAAGCCACTGAATCACAGTCTGAGTTTGGCTCATGGAGAATGGGAGTAATGGTGAGACGAGCCAGAGTCTGCCTGGGATACATGACCCTGCATGGGCCCTGACCCACTCAGAGTCTTACTCAGGCTTTATCTCCAGGACTCGTCTCTCAGAGGCCGGAGAAGCAGAATGTTTCACGACCTCAGGCCGGGAGTGTTTCTACTGTGGCGTGGAGGCTGAGTGTTGGTTAAACATGAGACATAAACCGTCTGGTCAGGAGGGGGGGGTGGACGGTGTGGTCTGTGTTTGGACTAGAAATGAATGATTCTGCTCCAGACTGTTGATAAGAGCTTATGGTCTGTTGTGCTGGAGCCAGACTCCTGGCTCAGATTGTGAAatgttggagtgtgtgtgtgtgggtgtgtgggtgtgtcttgTGAATGGCTGTAGCATATTTTGTGCTTTATCTGTAATAAAGATATTCATGCAGCTGatattctctctctcagagCTCCAGTATCTGTAAAGCAGCCATCCATGCAGGAGTAATCAAAGCAGACGGCGGTTTGGTGGATGTTCTGCCACTGGACAAGAGAAAGAGTTACGTTGGAGTCCTGAAAAATGGCATCCAGTCTGAAAGGTACTaaacatttttcactgaaatgatCCACAACAACAGAAGGTGTAAAGACAGACGGACCAGTTACCACttaacacacagcacagataaTCTATATTTTTAGATCTGACTCGATGCACTCTCATTGTATTTAAAGAGGCTAATACTGAAAATTAGAACAGCCATTTTTACCCATGGACCTGTTTGTTTAGTAGTAATGTAAGCTATCAGCAATCAGGGACTGTGTTCTACGAGTAACACCTGTAACCTGAGTCTGCTTCTGTTATCAAACCAGAAAGGTCTCAAATCAGTTCAACTGTGTTCACATGGAGACTGGGTGAATGtctgcttttttaaataaataaactctaACTATAGTtgatttcaaactgaatgtgaTGTTGGGGGTTAGGCTATGTAATGTGTAGATGCAGAATAATATTTACCTTCAGTACCTGGCTCAGCTCAGACTTTAATATTTGACCAATGGGAGTACAGAGATGAAAACCGAGAGGCTTGTAGTAAAAATTAGATGAGAGAATCTGAATTATGCCTGAGAAAGGTGCTTTTATCCACCAGAGCCTGACTTGATTTATGTGTCCTGTAATAGCTGATGTAGTGGCTTCCCTGCATGCACACCATGTTTCTCacatcactctcatgtctgtggcTGGCTCCACTCGATCCAGTGGACTGAGCTCAGGCAGAGGAGCCCTTGTGGCCAGTTGTGCTGGCATGTGGGGTTGTAAGAGTAATGGTGTGGTTTGGTGTGTGGATGGGCCACACATGGGATCTGTGCTTACTTTACCCAGGCATTTCAATTGAGTGTGCAAAGTGCTGAATGGCCAAAAATAATGGGAGTCTGATTCTCTGAAATGTGAAGCAGAGCTGCGAAGGCCCCGCTCAGGGCACGGGGAGAGGAGGTCAAAGGGCCGTGTGCCAGCATCATGGCAGGGCGGGCAGTCTGGACGGACTCTAACGCTGGGGAAGTAATCACAGCCTATCCAATTACTCGAGGATGGAAATGCTGTCAGCCACTTAGTCAGTGCTTCCCTATACGGACAATTATCTGTGATCTGATACCGATCGCACCGGCCTATCACGGTTATTGATCATGGCCGAGCTTCAAGGTCTCTCCACTAATGAACTAATTACAAAGTCGTTAAGTTTAACACGTGTGGTAGCTGGAAAGGTCATTCGGAGAAATACGGAAACACTGAGTCATCCTGCCAGTGTGTCACTTGGTGGATGTTTTTTCCAAACATGTTGTAAAACACCGTTTTAATGGATTGGGCCGCTGAGAGGACTTGGGCAATGCTAAAAAGGAGGATGTCCAAGtattacaaaaacatattttgtaaaaatatgtttttatctgaCTTAAAGGAGCACTCCAGCtattttacacttcagtttaaTCCTGAGAGGGA
Coding sequences within:
- the crispld2 gene encoding cysteine-rich secretory protein LCCL domain-containing 2; the encoded protein is MTWLPVLSVSLLLLCIRDSASLFLPDSNELRQLLSRYEEEADRNATVEAGGSRTRRAIRWSDREEILQLHNKLRGGVYPTASNMEYMVWDDELERSATHWAEECHWDHGPQDLLMSIGQNLAVHWGRYRSPAFHVQTWYDEVKDYTYPYPHECNPWCPERCSGPMCTHYTQLVWAATSRVGCAVHVCPRMDVWGEVWENAVYLVCNYSPKGNWIGEAPYQPGRPCSQCPPSYGGGCRNNLCYKDSQRSETEDMNEVEKPQVPLPPRTTARPAPKPKPKKPASKPSTPKTSTPRTPSSKTPSNTYLAQNIKCETRLRDKCRGATCNRYNCPANCVNKKGKVWGTLFYDVQSSICRAAIHFGVIDNNGGTIDITRKDKFPFFVKATKNGIESLSKYKAGNAFMVARVEEVTADCYTTVAEICPFKQPYSHCPRILCPADCKTQPSYWSPVVGNNIYTDSSSICKAAIHAGVIKADGGLVDVLPLDKRKSYVGVLKNGIQSESKSNTEGGSFRVFAVRE